A part of Candidatus Dependentiae bacterium genomic DNA contains:
- a CDS encoding amino acid ABC transporter ATP-binding protein — protein sequence MIKIKNLYKSFGSSSHSKQVLKNINLTIKKGEVVCVIGPSGSGKSTLLRMINRLELPSAGSVFIDNTELTETTEKDLVKKTGMVFQLFNLFENLTTLENVCYAPINSLGMNPAEANELGATLLASVGLGSKKHAKPASLSGGQKQRVGIARALAMRPEIMLFDEATSALDPEMVKEVLSVIKKLANHEMTIVLVTHEMGFANEIADRVLFMDHGEIIEDQPAKQFFTSPRHPRVKDFLSKIF from the coding sequence ATGATTAAAATTAAAAACCTCTACAAATCATTTGGATCATCATCACACAGCAAACAAGTACTTAAAAATATCAATTTAACCATAAAAAAAGGTGAAGTTGTTTGCGTCATCGGCCCATCAGGAAGCGGAAAATCAACACTGCTTCGCATGATCAACCGGTTAGAACTGCCATCTGCAGGAAGTGTTTTTATCGATAATACTGAACTTACAGAAACGACAGAAAAAGATTTAGTAAAAAAAACAGGAATGGTTTTCCAGCTTTTTAATCTTTTTGAAAACCTCACGACCTTAGAAAATGTCTGCTATGCCCCGATCAATTCTCTTGGGATGAACCCGGCAGAAGCAAATGAACTTGGCGCAACATTACTGGCAAGTGTTGGCCTTGGATCAAAAAAACATGCAAAGCCAGCAAGTCTTTCTGGTGGCCAAAAACAACGCGTAGGAATTGCTCGCGCACTTGCGATGCGCCCTGAAATTATGTTGTTTGATGAAGCAACCTCAGCACTTGACCCTGAAATGGTTAAAGAAGTTTTATCTGTCATAAAAAAATTAGCCAACCATGAAATGACAATTGTTCTTGTAACCCATGAAATGGGATTTGCAAACGAAATCGCTGATAGAGTTCTATTCATGGATCATGGCGAAATTATTGAAGACCAACCAGCAAAACAATTCTTTACTTCTCCAAGACATCCTCGAGTAAAAGACTTTTTATCAAAGATTTTTTAA
- a CDS encoding ribonuclease PH, translating to MVINKKNIQRRGNRQLHEIRPVSFVYNPFGFAPSSVLYRAGDTVVVASVSLNPGVPQFLRGKGEGWLTAEYEMLPISTRKRNVRESTLAQRNARSVEISRLIGRVFRSVFDPSKLGEFTVYIDCDVLQADGGTRTAAIAAVSLALSRACDIWHKNGIIPTDLTVQKVAAISVGIKDSEVYLDLDQDEDNSVDADFNFVMTESGEIIEIQGTCEKKPVSADLFNQLYALGQQGVEKVFEAWNFGLAENDASKAALFNLALPSKSDEVLKPAFSTKDKNDKNLKTPLFSLGNRIAKK from the coding sequence ATCGTGATTAACAAAAAAAATATACAAAGACGTGGAAACCGGCAGCTTCATGAGATTCGGCCGGTTTCTTTTGTTTATAACCCGTTCGGGTTTGCTCCTTCCTCTGTGTTGTATCGCGCTGGTGATACTGTTGTTGTTGCATCTGTTTCTTTAAATCCTGGCGTTCCACAATTTTTGCGGGGCAAAGGTGAAGGTTGGTTAACCGCCGAATACGAAATGCTTCCAATTTCAACGCGTAAACGCAATGTCAGAGAATCTACGCTTGCGCAGCGAAATGCTCGTTCAGTAGAAATTTCAAGGCTTATTGGACGTGTTTTCAGGTCAGTCTTTGATCCTTCAAAGTTGGGCGAATTTACCGTTTATATCGATTGTGATGTTTTACAAGCAGATGGAGGCACAAGAACAGCGGCTATTGCGGCTGTTTCATTGGCACTTTCTCGCGCATGCGACATTTGGCATAAAAATGGCATTATACCTACTGATTTAACGGTGCAAAAAGTTGCTGCGATTTCTGTTGGCATTAAGGATAGCGAAGTTTATCTTGATCTTGATCAGGATGAAGATAATTCAGTTGATGCAGATTTTAATTTTGTAATGACAGAGTCGGGTGAAATTATTGAAATTCAAGGAACGTGTGAAAAAAAACCTGTTTCTGCCGATTTATTTAATCAATTATATGCTCTTGGTCAACAAGGTGTTGAAAAAGTTTTTGAAGCATGGAATTTTGGTTTGGCTGAAAATGATGCGTCAAAAGCGGCGCTATTTAATTTAGCCCTTCCTTCAAAAAGTGATGAAGTTTTAAAACCGGCATTTTCTACTAAAGACAAAAATGATAAAAATCTTAAAACACCGCTCTTTTCGCTTGGAAATCGTATCGCTAAAAAATAA
- the pnp gene encoding polyribonucleotide nucleotidyltransferase — protein MSKKFVLSSLGIEVEIGKVALQANGSVWIRSGDCIVLSAVCASEEEREFQGFFPLTVEHRERPAAVGKFPGGFKKREAQLSESEVLLSRLIDRSVRPLFPEFYFKEVQISSQLLSSDSKIPSGVLAVTGASLALGISDIPFQEPVAAVYAYRIAGAWKFNCDAMAAKESDSCIVVAGTKGGISMVEGYTNDLSNEEMIEMLFKAHEIICELVAWQEEVIREVGKSKINLSEGFDWHGWQAKIRAALPIEKIKSLIGLSSKEAFKSGVRECKGLVAGHFEQDVVAGRIGESILKYLVDAEIKELLPISVYNQEVRFDGRALDQVRQISCEVGVLPASHGSALFQRGETQALGTLTLGTGQDAQKVESLAYGAIEQSFMLHYNFPAFSTGECRPSRSVSRREIGHGHLAEISFKHVLPDNKTFPYTIRSLVDILGSNGSSSMASVCVTSLALMDAGVPVSDAVAGVAMGLVSNGHGKYKVLTDILGDEDAFGFMDLKITGTRRGTCGLQLDVKHGISLTRELMTDAFARSEKARNHILDEMAKVISSSRKQLSPRAPQFVTLTISPSKIGAVIGTGGKVIKEIMASTECEIDIEDSGLVKVYGKSAVQAEKAVGWIKAIVGDFEIGAMFEGVVRKIADFGIFVELVPGCDGLVHISAIAKQKQPDVARKYKSGDKLKVKVLAVDKETGRIRLSAPDLE, from the coding sequence ATGTCTAAAAAATTTGTATTATCATCCCTTGGGATTGAAGTTGAGATTGGAAAAGTTGCACTTCAAGCTAATGGGTCAGTGTGGATTCGATCTGGTGATTGCATTGTTTTGTCTGCTGTGTGCGCGAGTGAAGAAGAGCGCGAATTTCAGGGTTTTTTCCCATTAACAGTGGAACATCGTGAGCGTCCTGCGGCCGTTGGTAAATTTCCAGGTGGTTTTAAAAAACGTGAAGCACAACTTTCAGAATCTGAAGTTTTGTTGTCGCGATTGATTGATAGATCTGTTCGACCTTTGTTCCCTGAGTTTTATTTCAAAGAAGTTCAAATTTCTTCACAGTTATTGTCTTCTGATTCAAAGATTCCTTCAGGCGTTCTTGCGGTCACAGGGGCTTCGTTGGCTCTTGGAATTTCGGATATTCCATTTCAAGAACCAGTTGCAGCAGTGTATGCGTATCGCATTGCAGGAGCTTGGAAGTTTAATTGCGATGCTATGGCCGCAAAAGAATCAGATTCTTGTATCGTAGTTGCTGGAACAAAAGGCGGCATTTCGATGGTTGAAGGGTATACAAATGACCTTTCAAATGAAGAAATGATCGAGATGCTTTTTAAAGCGCATGAAATTATTTGTGAGTTGGTTGCGTGGCAAGAAGAAGTTATTCGTGAGGTTGGTAAGTCTAAAATAAATCTCTCAGAAGGCTTTGATTGGCATGGCTGGCAAGCAAAAATCCGAGCTGCTCTTCCGATTGAAAAAATTAAATCTCTTATTGGTCTTTCGAGCAAAGAGGCATTTAAATCTGGCGTTAGAGAGTGTAAGGGTCTTGTTGCAGGGCATTTTGAGCAAGATGTTGTTGCTGGACGTATTGGAGAATCGATTTTAAAGTATCTTGTTGATGCAGAAATTAAAGAATTGCTTCCGATTTCTGTTTATAATCAAGAGGTTAGGTTTGATGGTCGTGCCTTAGACCAGGTTCGTCAAATTAGCTGTGAAGTTGGTGTTTTACCAGCTTCTCATGGATCTGCGTTGTTTCAACGTGGTGAGACTCAAGCGCTTGGAACGTTGACTCTTGGTACTGGTCAAGATGCTCAGAAGGTTGAATCTCTTGCATATGGTGCAATTGAGCAATCCTTTATGTTACATTATAACTTCCCAGCGTTTTCAACCGGTGAATGTCGTCCTTCTCGTTCGGTAAGTCGTCGAGAAATTGGTCATGGACATTTAGCTGAAATTTCATTTAAGCATGTCTTGCCTGACAATAAAACTTTTCCATATACCATTCGTTCGCTAGTCGATATTTTAGGGTCAAATGGATCAAGTTCTATGGCATCTGTTTGTGTAACCAGTTTAGCGCTCATGGATGCAGGGGTTCCTGTGTCTGATGCTGTTGCTGGTGTTGCGATGGGACTTGTCTCTAATGGTCATGGAAAATATAAAGTTCTCACTGATATCTTGGGTGATGAAGACGCATTTGGTTTTATGGATCTTAAGATTACAGGAACTCGTCGTGGGACCTGTGGCTTGCAGCTTGACGTTAAACATGGAATCAGTTTGACTCGTGAATTAATGACTGACGCGTTTGCTCGTTCAGAAAAAGCGCGAAATCATATCTTGGATGAAATGGCTAAAGTTATTTCGTCTTCTCGTAAGCAATTGTCCCCTCGTGCTCCACAGTTTGTTACATTAACAATTTCTCCTTCAAAGATTGGTGCTGTTATTGGAACGGGTGGTAAGGTTATCAAAGAAATTATGGCTTCAACTGAATGCGAAATTGATATTGAAGATTCAGGCTTAGTAAAAGTGTATGGCAAATCTGCTGTTCAAGCAGAAAAAGCTGTTGGCTGGATTAAGGCTATTGTCGGAGATTTTGAAATCGGTGCTATGTTTGAAGGTGTTGTTCGCAAGATCGCTGATTTTGGCATTTTTGTTGAGCTTGTTCCTGGTTGTGATGGCTTAGTTCATATTTCTGCGATTGCAAAACAAAAACAACCTGACGTTGCTCGTAAATATAAATCTGGCGATAAGTTGAAAGTTAAAGTTCTTGCTGTTGATAAAGAGACGGGAAGAATCCGATTGTCAGCTCCTGACCTTGAGTAA